In Athene noctua chromosome 8, bAthNoc1.hap1.1, whole genome shotgun sequence, a genomic segment contains:
- the COPS7B gene encoding COP9 signalosome complex subunit 7b isoform X1: MAGEQKPSCNLLEQFILLAKGTSGSALTALINQVLEAPGVYVFGELLELKNVQELAEGSHAAYFQLLSLFAYGTYPDYVANKDNLPELTVTQKNKLKHLTIVSLASRMKCIPYSVLLKDLDMRNLRELEDLIIEAVYTDIIQGKLDQRNQVLEVDFCIGRDIQKKDISNIVKTLQEWCDGCEAVLLGIEQQVLRANQYKENHHRTQQQVEMEVTNIKKTLKATASSSAQEMEQQLVERECPPHTEQRQPTKKMSKVKGLVSSRH, encoded by the exons ATGGCAGGAGAACAGAAACCGTCGTGCAATCTTCTAGAGCAGTTTATTTTACTAGCCAAAGGTACAAGTGGCTCAGCTCTGACTGCTCTTATAAATCAAGTGCTGGAGGCTCCTGGGGTTTATGTCTTCGGAGAACTATTGGAGTTAAAAAATGTGCAAGAG CTTGCTGAAGGGTCTCATGCTGCTTATTTCCAGTTGTTGAGCCTGTTTGCATATGGAACGTACCCAGACTATGTAG CAAACAAAGATAACCTGCCTGAATTAACAGTGACTCAGAAAAACAAGCTGAAACACTTGACGATTGTAAGCCTGGCTTCCAGAATGAAG TGCATTCCCTATTCTGTGTTGCTGAAGGACCTGGATATGAGGAATCTGAGGGAGTTGGAAGATCTGATTATTGAAGCAGTTTATACAGATATTATCCAGGGGAAATTGGATCAACGAAACCAGGTGCTAGAGGTGGACTTTTGTATCGGCAGAGACATTCAGAAGAAGGACATCAGTAACATTGTCAAAACACTCCAGGAATG GTGTGATGGTTGTGAAGCGGTTCTTTTAGGAATTGAGCAGCAAGTACTTAGAGCCAACCAATACAAAGAGAACCATCACCGAACTCAACAGCAGGTAGAGATGGAG GTCACAaacataaagaaaacattaaaagctACAGCCTCGTCGTCGGCACAGGAGATGGAACAGCAGCTGGTAGAGCGAGAGTGCCCTCCACACacagaacaaaggcagcccaCAAAGAAGATGTCCAAAGTCAAAGGGCTGGTCTCCAGCCGTCACTAG
- the COPS7B gene encoding COP9 signalosome complex subunit 7b isoform X2, producing the protein MAGEQKPSCNLLEQFILLAKGTSGSALTALINQVLEAPGVYVFGELLELKNVQELAEGSHAAYFQLLSLFAYGTYPDYVANKDNLPELTVTQKNKLKHLTIVSLASRMKCIPYSVLLKDLDMRNLRELEDLIIEAVYTDIIQGKLDQRNQVLEVDFCIGRDIQKKDISNIVKTLQEWCDGCEAVLLGIEQQVLRANQYKENHHRTQQQVEMELLESTSSYRITCQL; encoded by the exons ATGGCAGGAGAACAGAAACCGTCGTGCAATCTTCTAGAGCAGTTTATTTTACTAGCCAAAGGTACAAGTGGCTCAGCTCTGACTGCTCTTATAAATCAAGTGCTGGAGGCTCCTGGGGTTTATGTCTTCGGAGAACTATTGGAGTTAAAAAATGTGCAAGAG CTTGCTGAAGGGTCTCATGCTGCTTATTTCCAGTTGTTGAGCCTGTTTGCATATGGAACGTACCCAGACTATGTAG CAAACAAAGATAACCTGCCTGAATTAACAGTGACTCAGAAAAACAAGCTGAAACACTTGACGATTGTAAGCCTGGCTTCCAGAATGAAG TGCATTCCCTATTCTGTGTTGCTGAAGGACCTGGATATGAGGAATCTGAGGGAGTTGGAAGATCTGATTATTGAAGCAGTTTATACAGATATTATCCAGGGGAAATTGGATCAACGAAACCAGGTGCTAGAGGTGGACTTTTGTATCGGCAGAGACATTCAGAAGAAGGACATCAGTAACATTGTCAAAACACTCCAGGAATG GTGTGATGGTTGTGAAGCGGTTCTTTTAGGAATTGAGCAGCAAGTACTTAGAGCCAACCAATACAAAGAGAACCATCACCGAACTCAACAGCAGGTAGAGATGGAG CTGTTAGAGAGCACCAGTTCCTACAGGATCACCTGCCAGCTGTGA